One window from the genome of Candidatus Saccharimonadales bacterium encodes:
- a CDS encoding GreA/GreB family elongation factor — translation MRIAQRTNKVRRDLYYLSQEGFKRFKKRLRSLRNEHAHSLRTLRALKDARSANKYEERISLTEQVNQLQLIEEEIIETEYILKKAKLLPRIRQATKVKLGSHVHLKGDGKELAYTIVDPLEADPAQGKISNESPFGQNLIGRKIRDVIQWSFGPAGAKPINLQIVGIS, via the coding sequence ATGCGTATTGCCCAACGGACGAACAAAGTTCGACGTGATCTCTACTACTTGAGCCAAGAAGGTTTCAAGCGGTTTAAGAAACGTCTGCGCTCGCTTCGAAACGAGCACGCCCACTCATTGCGTACGCTGAGGGCTCTCAAAGACGCCCGCTCAGCCAACAAGTACGAAGAGCGAATCTCGCTGACCGAACAGGTCAATCAACTCCAGCTAATCGAGGAGGAGATTATTGAGACAGAGTATATTTTGAAAAAAGCCAAACTACTACCACGCATCCGCCAAGCAACAAAAGTAAAACTTGGTTCGCACGTCCATCTTAAAGGTGATGGCAAGGAGCTTGCTTATACAATCGTCGATCCTTTGGAGGCTGATCCTGCTCAGGGCAAGATCTCCAATGAGAGCCCATTTGGGCAGAATCTGATAGGCAGGAAGATCCGTGATGTAATTCAGTGGAGTTTTGGTCCGGCTGGTGCCAAGCCGATTAACCTGCAGATTGTAGGGATTAGCTAG
- a CDS encoding DUF5666 domain-containing protein, which produces MPGRKHNPADISLPAPNEHEKPVKHAHSVSSTSKPRATFQVPKTATTVITGLFAIGLAFFLGTYYGEHIHTTASASNSPSGTTFSSNNSNSPFGGGFRGGGFMRRGVFGQVTTVNGSSFTVQNPLGNSTTVQTSSATTYTGGSSVSVGDTVIARGSKASSGTFNATSVTINPTTTFSPFGGGTSGNGANTQSNGSST; this is translated from the coding sequence ATGCCAGGCAGAAAGCATAACCCCGCTGACATCTCACTACCGGCTCCTAACGAACACGAAAAGCCCGTAAAGCACGCTCATTCAGTCTCCTCAACATCGAAACCACGTGCTACCTTTCAGGTACCCAAGACTGCAACAACTGTGATCACAGGGCTCTTTGCCATAGGCTTGGCTTTCTTTCTCGGTACTTACTACGGCGAGCATATACATACTACCGCCAGCGCATCCAACTCTCCTTCGGGGACGACCTTTAGTAGCAACAACAGCAACTCACCATTCGGCGGCGGTTTTAGGGGTGGTGGATTCATGCGGCGTGGTGTCTTCGGCCAGGTGACAACCGTGAACGGCAGTTCGTTCACGGTTCAGAACCCACTTGGAAACTCAACAACGGTCCAGACGAGTAGCGCGACCACATATACAGGCGGATCGTCAGTAAGCGTTGGTGACACGGTTATCGCTAGGGGCAGCAAGGCCAGTTCAGGTACCTTTAACGCAACCTCAGTCACTATCAACCCGACAACGACCTTTTCGCCGTTTGGCGGAGGAACAAGTGGTAATGGGGCGAACACCCAGTCGAATGGGTCATCTACGTAA
- a CDS encoding ABC transporter ATP-binding protein — translation MLQVTHLTKRFKSGDAIVSAVDDVSFKVPEGCFASIIGKSGSGKSTLLSMLGALDRPTEGSIKVDGTDITSLHGGRLTNYRLKRIGFVFQNYNLIPNLTALENVMLPLAFAHIPAKERRQKAEELLNSVGLTGDKQKRKPGKLSGGEQQRVAIARSLANHPKVILADEPTGNLDTETGKMIFDLLHKLAKSENATILVVTHDLSIAGRTDMTFKLKDGRLEDARQKA, via the coding sequence ATGCTACAAGTTACACACCTTACTAAACGATTCAAATCAGGAGACGCTATTGTCTCCGCAGTCGATGACGTCAGTTTCAAAGTGCCCGAGGGCTGCTTTGCTTCGATCATCGGCAAGAGTGGAAGTGGCAAGAGCACCCTTCTCTCCATGCTAGGCGCGCTCGACCGACCGACCGAAGGATCTATCAAGGTCGATGGTACGGACATCACCTCACTGCATGGGGGTCGACTGACGAACTACCGACTCAAACGAATCGGCTTCGTCTTCCAGAACTACAACTTGATCCCAAACTTAACGGCTCTTGAGAATGTAATGCTGCCCCTGGCTTTTGCGCACATACCCGCTAAAGAGCGTCGCCAGAAGGCAGAAGAACTTCTTAATAGTGTTGGGCTGACTGGTGACAAGCAGAAGCGTAAACCTGGTAAGCTCAGCGGCGGCGAACAGCAAAGGGTCGCCATAGCCAGGTCACTAGCCAACCACCCTAAAGTAATTCTGGCTGACGAGCCGACCGGTAACCTAGACACAGAGACCGGTAAGATGATCTTCGATTTGCTTCACAAACTGGCTAAGTCCGAGAACGCCACTATTCTTGTTGTTACGCATGACCTGTCGATCGCCGGCAGGACGGATATGACATTTAAATTAAAAGACGGAAGGCTTGAGGATGCCAGGCAGAAAGCATAA
- a CDS encoding FtsX-like permease family protein, whose amino-acid sequence MNTITFGIRNTTRNLIRSTSIVLILGLSIGLSLTMLIAHQAVSNKIKTIEGSIGNTISISPAGFSGFSSVNNALTTSQLSKVKTLPHITSLQESLTDHLTTVGSSQPVTPFGGSSNSTNQTSLKSPIKINFSGNGVSGTTGSGGGFKLFIAGGLGQSGIPANFSPPVSVVGTNDTTDVNGQTLTITSGTAINGSSNTDDAMVSQAMASKNNLKVGSTFTAYSTTLTVAGIFTTSTQAGNNFVVLSLPTEQRLSGQSSDVTSATATVDSLSNLSSATSAISKQLGSSADVVSSQTQANNTLAPLNSVKSVSLSSVIGATIAGAVIILLTMIMIVRERRREIGVLKAIGASSSRVISQFAVEAVTLTLIASVIGMGLGVIAGNPITKTLVNNSTSSAANNVAVTGPGGAVAAGPGPGGGFFRRIGGGGQLFRHNLSSIHAAVGWSIIIYGLGAAILIAIIGSVVASWMITKIRPSEVMRTE is encoded by the coding sequence ATGAACACGATTACCTTCGGGATTCGCAACACTACGCGTAATCTCATTCGGAGCACGTCGATCGTCCTCATTCTGGGTCTCAGTATCGGTCTCAGCCTGACGATGTTGATTGCCCACCAGGCAGTCTCAAACAAGATCAAAACGATAGAAGGTTCAATCGGTAACACCATCTCTATCTCACCGGCTGGTTTCAGCGGGTTTAGTTCAGTGAACAATGCCCTGACAACCAGCCAATTGAGCAAGGTCAAAACGTTACCGCACATAACGAGTCTTCAGGAATCACTGACTGACCACCTGACAACGGTCGGGTCCAGTCAGCCGGTCACGCCATTTGGCGGTTCGTCGAACAGCACAAATCAGACAAGCCTGAAGTCACCTATTAAGATTAACTTCAGCGGCAACGGCGTCTCGGGAACGACTGGATCAGGCGGCGGCTTCAAACTCTTCATTGCCGGCGGTCTCGGCCAGAGCGGGATACCCGCTAACTTCTCGCCACCGGTCAGCGTAGTCGGCACAAACGATACAACAGACGTCAATGGTCAGACCCTCACTATTACGAGTGGTACAGCCATCAACGGGAGTTCAAATACCGATGACGCAATGGTCTCTCAAGCCATGGCCAGCAAGAACAACTTGAAAGTTGGCTCAACCTTCACGGCCTACAGTACAACCCTCACTGTTGCCGGTATCTTTACTACTAGCACTCAGGCAGGCAATAACTTTGTTGTTCTTTCACTTCCGACTGAACAGCGACTCAGTGGTCAGAGTAGCGACGTGACGAGCGCGACGGCTACGGTAGACTCCTTAAGCAATCTTAGCTCGGCGACAAGCGCTATCTCAAAACAGCTTGGCTCCTCTGCAGATGTGGTCAGCTCACAGACGCAGGCCAACAACACGCTCGCTCCGCTTAACAGTGTCAAAAGTGTCTCACTCTCCAGTGTCATCGGGGCCACCATTGCCGGCGCCGTCATCATCTTGCTAACGATGATTATGATCGTCCGCGAGCGACGAAGGGAGATTGGTGTTCTGAAAGCAATCGGTGCCTCCAGTAGTCGAGTTATCAGCCAGTTTGCCGTTGAGGCAGTTACCTTAACACTGATCGCTTCAGTCATCGGCATGGGGCTCGGTGTTATTGCCGGCAACCCAATCACCAAGACCCTCGTCAACAACAGCACGAGCTCTGCCGCAAACAACGTGGCCGTGACCGGTCCTGGCGGGGCTGTAGCTGCAGGCCCAGGCCCGGGAGGTGGTTTCTTCAGGAGGATTGGAGGTGGTGGTCAGCTCTTCAGGCATAATCTCTCATCGATACATGCGGCAGTTGGCTGGAGCATCATCATCTATGGTTTAGGAGCGGCCATTCTGATTGCCATAATTGGCAGCGTCGTAGCCTCGTGGATGATTACGAAGATTAGACCGTCGGAAGTAATGAGGACTGAATAA